One Streptomyces fagopyri DNA window includes the following coding sequences:
- a CDS encoding IclR family transcriptional regulator — protein MPTSRASDAPAQNASAKSSAPSGGVQSLERAFDLLERMADAGGEVGLSELSASSGLPLPTIHRLVRTLVACGYVRQQPNRRYALGPRLIRLGESASRLLGTWARPYLARLVEETGETANMALLDGDEIVYVAQVPSKHSMRMFTEVGRRVLPHSTGVGKALLANTPADEVRALLGRTGMPAATEKTITTPDGFLAALEEVRRLGYAVDDNEQEIGVRCLAVSVPDSPTAAAISISGPAGRVTEAATEKIVPVLQQVAAELSEALASSGPNA, from the coding sequence GTGCCGACGTCCCGCGCCAGCGACGCCCCAGCGCAAAACGCCTCCGCCAAGTCATCCGCGCCGAGCGGTGGTGTCCAGTCCCTCGAGCGCGCCTTCGATCTGCTCGAACGCATGGCGGACGCCGGGGGCGAGGTCGGCCTGAGCGAGCTGTCCGCCAGCAGTGGACTGCCGTTGCCCACCATTCACCGGCTGGTGCGCACGCTGGTGGCCTGCGGTTACGTACGCCAGCAGCCGAACCGCCGGTACGCGCTCGGCCCCCGGCTGATCCGGCTCGGCGAGTCCGCGTCCCGGCTGCTCGGCACCTGGGCCCGCCCCTACCTCGCGCGGCTCGTCGAGGAGACCGGCGAGACCGCGAACATGGCGCTGCTCGACGGGGACGAGATCGTCTACGTGGCGCAGGTGCCCTCCAAGCACTCGATGCGCATGTTCACCGAGGTGGGCCGCCGGGTGCTGCCGCACTCGACGGGCGTGGGCAAGGCGCTGCTCGCGAACACCCCGGCGGACGAGGTGCGCGCGCTGCTCGGCCGCACCGGCATGCCCGCCGCGACGGAGAAGACGATCACCACTCCGGACGGTTTCCTCGCCGCGCTGGAGGAGGTCCGCCGGCTCGGCTACGCGGTCGACGACAACGAGCAGGAGATCGGCGTGCGCTGCCTCGCCGTCTCCGTCCCCGACTCCCCCACCGCCGCCGCCATCTCGATCTCCGGCCCCGCGGGCCGGGTCACCGAAGCGGCCACGGAGAAGATCGTCCCCGTGTTGCAGCAGGTCGCCGCCGAACTGTCGGAGGCCCTGGCCAGCTCCGGCCCGAACGCCTGA
- a CDS encoding DUF5955 family protein, with the protein MTGSDEDPRVAELRTAVSRLRRELAVHPVEFPDRGIAEDELAALAAMALSGVPEIPRLRRSLLLIAGAIGSVSALASGLAEVRSAVELFGRPPLR; encoded by the coding sequence GTGACCGGCAGCGACGAGGACCCGAGAGTGGCCGAACTGCGGACCGCCGTCTCCCGGCTGCGCCGTGAACTCGCGGTGCACCCGGTGGAGTTCCCCGACCGGGGCATCGCCGAGGACGAACTCGCGGCGCTCGCCGCGATGGCCCTCAGCGGCGTCCCCGAGATCCCGCGGCTGCGCCGCTCCCTGCTGCTGATCGCGGGCGCCATCGGCTCGGTCAGCGCGCTGGCGTCGGGCCTCGCGGAGGTGCGCAGCGCGGTGGAGCTGTTCGGACGACCACCGCTGCGGTAG
- the alc gene encoding allantoicase — MTAIPRFTGDANPYGGGDPYADYRTAEFPFARDTDLADRRLGAGVVAANDEFFAERENLLGSGRAEFDPEHFGHKGKIMDGWETRRRRGASADHPWPTAEDHDWALVRLGAPGVIRGIVVDTAHFRGNHPQAVSVEGVSMPGSPSPRELLADEVKWTTLVPRTAVGGHAANGFAVDVEQRFTHLRVNQHPDGGIARLRVHGEVVPDPAWLAALGTFDVVALENGGLAEDASDRFYSPATNTIQPGRSRKMDDGWETRRRRDTGHDWIRYRLVARSEIRALEVDTAYLKGNSAGWASVSVRDGEDGEWREIVPRTRLQPDTNHRFALTAPAVGTHARVDIFPDGGISRLRLFGSLTPEGTADLAARYQELGG; from the coding sequence GTGACGGCGATTCCCCGCTTCACCGGCGACGCGAACCCCTACGGCGGCGGCGACCCGTACGCCGACTACCGCACCGCCGAGTTCCCGTTCGCGCGGGACACCGACCTCGCGGACCGGCGGCTCGGCGCGGGTGTCGTCGCCGCCAACGACGAGTTCTTCGCCGAACGGGAGAACCTCCTCGGGTCCGGGCGCGCCGAGTTCGACCCCGAGCACTTCGGGCACAAGGGCAAGATCATGGACGGCTGGGAGACCCGCCGCAGGCGCGGCGCCTCGGCCGACCACCCGTGGCCGACGGCCGAGGACCACGACTGGGCCCTGGTGCGGCTCGGCGCGCCCGGCGTGATCCGCGGCATCGTCGTCGACACGGCCCACTTCCGCGGCAACCACCCGCAGGCGGTGTCGGTCGAGGGCGTGTCGATGCCCGGCTCCCCGTCGCCGCGGGAACTGCTGGCGGACGAGGTGAAGTGGACGACCCTCGTCCCGCGCACGGCGGTCGGCGGCCACGCGGCGAACGGATTCGCCGTCGACGTGGAACAGCGCTTCACGCATCTGCGCGTCAACCAGCACCCCGACGGCGGCATCGCGCGCCTGCGGGTCCACGGCGAGGTCGTCCCCGACCCGGCGTGGCTCGCCGCGCTCGGCACCTTCGACGTCGTCGCCCTGGAGAACGGCGGCCTGGCCGAGGACGCCTCCGACCGCTTCTACTCGCCCGCGACCAACACCATCCAGCCGGGGCGCTCCCGCAAGATGGACGACGGCTGGGAGACGCGCCGCCGCCGTGACACCGGGCACGACTGGATCCGCTACCGGCTCGTCGCCCGGTCCGAGATCCGTGCCCTGGAGGTCGACACGGCGTACCTGAAGGGCAACAGCGCGGGCTGGGCGTCGGTGTCGGTACGGGACGGCGAGGACGGCGAGTGGAGGGAGATCGTCCCCCGTACCCGCCTCCAGCCCGACACCAACCACCGCTTCGCGCTCACCGCCCCGGCCGTGGGCACCCACGCGCGCGTGGACATCTTCCCGGACGGCGGCATCTCCCGGCTGCGGCTCTTCGGCTCACTGACGCCGGAGGGGACGGCGGATCTGGCGGCCAGGTACCAGGAGCTCGGCGGCTGA
- the yczR gene encoding MocR-like transcription factor YczR, with protein sequence MVNGPVVHGMDRSLGSRQLAGLLSAAPHTDGRPGYRALADGVRTLLLHGRIALHVRLPAERELASALGISRATVTAAYDLLREDGFARSRRGAGTWTELPDGHRPANVASFPADDGVIDLAVAAPGAPEAQLAEALAEAARLLPRQASTPGYHPYGMTELRAAVAERFTRRGLPTLPDQILITNGAQQALSLTLGLLGRPGDRILVENPSYPNALDTMRRAGLRTTPVPVTEDGWDPGLIDCALRQAAPRLAYLIPDFHNPTGRLMPPEQRLAVMESARATGTWLVIDETMTDIALDVPPAAPFASLAPRGTGEQIVTVGSLSKTHWGGLRLGWVRAGSRLITELATARVPADMGGSVLNQLVGLGLLARTDQVLSERLPRLRAQRDALAESLGRHLPDWRWKSPPGGLSLWIDLGRPIASQLARAALTRGVRVEGGARFGADPGTHESRLRFPYTLAPEVLDEAVRRVAAALDGGLDAAGADTGRPRWIA encoded by the coding sequence ATGGTGAACGGACCAGTGGTCCACGGAATGGACAGGTCGCTGGGAAGCCGGCAGCTCGCCGGGCTGCTGTCCGCCGCGCCGCACACCGACGGCCGCCCCGGTTACCGCGCCCTCGCCGACGGCGTCCGCACGCTGCTCCTGCACGGCCGGATCGCGCTGCACGTCCGGCTGCCCGCGGAGCGCGAACTGGCCTCGGCGCTCGGGATCAGCCGCGCCACGGTGACGGCGGCGTACGACCTGTTGCGGGAGGACGGGTTCGCGCGCAGCAGGCGAGGGGCGGGGACGTGGACCGAACTGCCCGACGGCCACCGCCCAGCCAATGTGGCCTCCTTCCCGGCCGACGACGGGGTGATCGACCTGGCCGTCGCGGCGCCCGGCGCACCCGAGGCACAGCTCGCGGAGGCTCTCGCCGAGGCGGCCCGACTGCTGCCGCGGCAGGCCTCGACACCCGGCTATCACCCCTACGGGATGACGGAGTTGAGGGCCGCCGTCGCCGAGCGGTTCACCCGGCGCGGGCTGCCGACGCTGCCGGACCAGATCCTCATCACGAACGGGGCGCAGCAGGCGCTCTCGCTGACGCTGGGGCTGCTCGGGCGTCCCGGTGACCGGATCCTGGTCGAGAACCCCTCCTATCCGAACGCGCTCGACACCATGCGGCGCGCCGGGCTGCGCACCACCCCCGTTCCCGTCACGGAGGACGGCTGGGACCCGGGGCTGATCGACTGCGCGCTGCGGCAGGCGGCGCCCCGGCTCGCGTATCTGATTCCCGACTTCCACAATCCGACGGGCCGTCTGATGCCGCCCGAGCAGCGTCTGGCGGTGATGGAGTCGGCGCGCGCCACGGGTACCTGGCTGGTGATCGACGAGACGATGACGGACATCGCGCTCGATGTACCGCCGGCCGCGCCGTTCGCGTCGCTCGCCCCGCGGGGGACGGGCGAACAGATCGTCACCGTGGGGTCGTTGAGCAAGACGCACTGGGGCGGGCTGCGGCTCGGCTGGGTGCGCGCGGGCTCGCGGCTGATCACGGAACTGGCGACCGCGCGGGTGCCGGCGGACATGGGCGGTTCGGTCCTGAACCAGTTGGTGGGCCTCGGTCTGCTGGCGCGCACGGACCAGGTCCTGTCCGAGCGGCTGCCGCGGCTGCGGGCCCAGCGGGACGCGCTCGCCGAGTCGCTCGGCCGTCATCTCCCCGACTGGCGCTGGAAGTCGCCGCCGGGCGGTCTGTCCCTGTGGATCGACCTGGGACGTCCGATCGCCTCGCAGCTGGCCCGCGCGGCCCTCACCCGGGGCGTGCGCGTCGAGGGCGGCGCCCGCTTCGGAGCGGACCCGGGCACCCACGAGTCCCGGCTGCGCTTCCCGTACACCTTGGCGCCCGAAGTGCTCGACGAGGCCGTACGCCGGGTCGCCGCCGCCCTGGACGGCGGCCTGGACGCGGCCGGCGCGGACACCGGGCGCCCGCGCTGGATCGCCTGA
- a CDS encoding SelT/SelW/SelH family protein, producing MTTMPSANPHRVQIEYCTQCRWLPRAAWLAQELLTTFETELGELSLKPGTGGVFVVRVDDEVVWDRREQGFPEPTAVKRLVRDRVAPGRSLGHSER from the coding sequence ATGACCACGATGCCCTCGGCGAACCCCCACCGCGTGCAGATCGAGTACTGCACCCAGTGCCGCTGGCTGCCGCGCGCGGCCTGGCTGGCGCAGGAGCTGCTCACCACGTTCGAGACGGAACTGGGCGAACTGTCCCTCAAGCCCGGAACCGGCGGTGTCTTCGTCGTCCGGGTCGACGACGAGGTCGTCTGGGACCGGCGTGAGCAGGGCTTCCCGGAACCCACGGCGGTCAAGCGGCTCGTACGCGACCGAGTGGCCCCGGGCAGGTCCCTGGGCCACTCGGAGAGGTGA
- a CDS encoding nucleotidyltransferase family protein — protein MTDRQDQVAGLLLAAGGGRRLGGRPKALLEHRGRPLVEHAVGVLRAAGCTRVHVVLGAGASAVRERARLDGCVLVDNPEWERGMGSSLRAGLGSLGGTGARAALVSLVDQPGIGSLAVARVLAAYRDDTSLVSAAYDGTRGHPVLFGAAHWAGIAASATGDRGARAYLAERDAAITLVECGDVAKPYDIDTEDDLGHLE, from the coding sequence ATGACGGACAGGCAAGACCAGGTGGCCGGGCTGCTCCTCGCGGCGGGCGGGGGACGACGGCTCGGCGGGCGGCCCAAGGCGCTGCTCGAACACCGGGGGCGCCCCCTCGTGGAACACGCGGTCGGAGTGCTGCGGGCGGCCGGCTGCACGCGCGTCCATGTGGTGCTGGGGGCGGGCGCCTCGGCCGTACGGGAGCGGGCGCGGCTCGACGGCTGCGTGCTCGTCGACAACCCGGAGTGGGAGCGGGGTATGGGCTCGTCGCTGCGGGCCGGGCTCGGCTCGCTCGGCGGTACGGGCGCGCGGGCGGCGCTGGTCTCGCTGGTCGACCAGCCCGGCATCGGGTCCCTGGCGGTCGCCCGGGTGCTCGCCGCGTACCGGGACGACACCTCGCTGGTCTCGGCGGCGTACGACGGCACGCGCGGCCATCCCGTCCTCTTCGGCGCGGCCCACTGGGCCGGCATCGCGGCGAGTGCGACCGGTGACCGGGGGGCACGTGCCTATCTGGCGGAGCGGGACGCGGCGATCACGCTCGTCGAGTGCGGGGACGTGGCGAAGCCGTACGACATCGACACGGAGGACGATCTGGGACACCTTGAGTGA
- the aceB gene encoding malate synthase A produces MSAPAPSPLAIVDAEPLPRQQEVLTDAALAFVAELHRLFTPRRDELLARRARRRAEIARTSTLDFLPETAAIRADDSWKVAPAPAALNDRRVEITGPTDRKMTVNALNSGARVWLADFEDASAPTWENVVLGQVNLIDAYTRNIDFTDPGSGKSYALKADEELATVVMRPRGWHLNERHLVAADGTPVPGALVDFGLYFFHNAQRLIDLGKGPYFYLPKTESHLEARLWNDVFVFAQDYVGVPQGTVRATVLIETITAAYEMDEILYELRDHASGLNAGRWDYLFSIVKNFRDGGQKFVLPDRNAITMTAPFMRAYTELLVRTCHRRGAHAIGGMAAFIPSRRDEEVNKVAFEKVKADKDREAGDGFDGSWVAHPDLVPIAMASFDAVLGDRPNQKDRLREDVSVAAGDLIAVDSLDAKPTYDGLVNAVQVGIRYIEAWLRGLGAVAIFNLMEDAATAEISRSQIWQWINAGVVFENGESATPELARKIAAGELAAIRADIGEESFAAGNWQQAHDLLLTVSLDEDYADFLTLPAYEQLAG; encoded by the coding sequence ATGTCCGCACCAGCGCCGTCCCCGCTGGCCATCGTCGACGCCGAGCCCCTGCCCCGGCAGCAAGAGGTCCTCACGGACGCGGCCCTCGCCTTCGTGGCCGAGCTGCACCGGCTGTTCACGCCCCGGCGTGACGAGCTCCTCGCCCGCCGCGCGCGGCGCCGCGCGGAGATCGCCCGCACCTCCACGCTCGACTTCCTCCCGGAGACCGCCGCGATCCGCGCGGACGACTCCTGGAAGGTGGCCCCGGCCCCGGCGGCCCTGAACGACCGCCGGGTGGAGATCACCGGCCCCACCGACCGCAAGATGACCGTCAACGCCCTCAACTCGGGTGCCAGGGTGTGGCTCGCGGACTTCGAGGACGCCTCCGCGCCCACCTGGGAGAACGTGGTCCTCGGCCAGGTCAACCTGATCGACGCTTATACCCGGAACATCGACTTCACCGACCCGGGGTCCGGCAAGTCGTACGCCCTCAAGGCGGACGAGGAGCTCGCGACCGTCGTCATGCGGCCGCGCGGCTGGCACCTGAACGAGCGGCACCTCGTCGCCGCCGACGGTACGCCCGTACCGGGTGCGCTCGTCGACTTCGGCCTGTACTTCTTCCACAACGCCCAGCGGCTGATCGACCTCGGCAAGGGCCCGTACTTCTATCTCCCGAAGACGGAGTCGCACCTGGAGGCCCGTCTCTGGAACGACGTCTTCGTCTTCGCGCAGGACTACGTCGGCGTCCCGCAGGGCACGGTCCGCGCGACCGTACTGATCGAGACGATCACGGCCGCGTACGAGATGGACGAGATCCTCTACGAACTCCGCGACCACGCCTCCGGGTTGAACGCGGGCCGCTGGGACTATCTCTTCTCCATCGTCAAGAACTTCCGTGACGGCGGGCAGAAGTTCGTGCTGCCGGACCGCAACGCGATCACGATGACGGCCCCGTTCATGCGCGCCTACACCGAACTCCTCGTCCGCACCTGCCACCGGCGCGGCGCGCACGCCATCGGCGGTATGGCGGCGTTCATCCCGTCGCGGCGCGACGAGGAGGTCAACAAGGTCGCCTTCGAGAAGGTCAAGGCCGACAAGGACCGCGAGGCGGGCGACGGGTTCGACGGGTCGTGGGTGGCCCACCCGGACCTCGTCCCGATCGCGATGGCCTCCTTCGACGCCGTCCTCGGCGACCGGCCGAACCAGAAGGACAGGCTGCGCGAGGACGTGTCGGTCGCCGCCGGTGACCTGATCGCCGTCGACTCGCTCGACGCCAAGCCCACGTACGACGGTCTCGTCAACGCCGTCCAGGTCGGCATCCGTTACATCGAGGCCTGGCTGCGCGGCCTCGGGGCGGTCGCCATCTTCAACCTGATGGAGGACGCGGCGACGGCGGAGATCTCCCGCTCGCAGATCTGGCAGTGGATCAACGCGGGTGTCGTCTTCGAGAACGGCGAGAGCGCCACCCCGGAACTCGCCCGGAAGATCGCCGCCGGTGAACTGGCCGCCATCCGCGCCGACATCGGCGAGGAGTCCTTCGCCGCGGGCAACTGGCAGCAGGCGCACGACCTGCTGCTGACGGTGTCCCTGGACGAGGACTACGCGGACTTCCTCACGCTGCCCGCCTACGAGCAGCTCGCCGGCTGA
- the allB gene encoding allantoinase AllB translates to MLRSTRVITPEGTRAASVAVAGGRITAVLPHDAEVPAGARLEDFGDDVLLPGLVDTHVHVNDPGRTEWEGFWTATRAAAAGGITTIVDMPLNSLPPTTTVDHLRTKRDVARSKAHVDVGFWGGALPDNVKDLRPLHDAGVFGFKAFLSPSGVEEFPELDQDRLARSLAEISGFGGLLIVHAEDPHHLDAAPHKGGRRYADFLASRPRDAENTAVGNLVAQARRLDARVHVLHLSSSGALPLIAAAKAEGVRLTVETCPHYLTLTAEEVPDGASEFKCCPPIREAANQDLLWQALADGTIDCVVTDHSPSTADLKTDDFATAWGGVSGLQLSLPAVWTEARRRGHDLEDVVRWMSTRTARLVGLDHRKGAVLAGHDADFAVLAPDETFTVDPAALEHRNPVTAYAGKTLSGVVKSTWLRGRRVMSEGRFTDPAGELLSRHP, encoded by the coding sequence ATGCTGCGCTCGACGCGTGTCATCACTCCCGAGGGAACGCGTGCCGCGTCGGTCGCGGTCGCCGGGGGCAGGATCACGGCGGTGCTCCCGCACGACGCCGAGGTGCCGGCCGGCGCCCGTCTGGAGGACTTCGGCGACGACGTCCTCCTTCCCGGCCTCGTCGACACCCACGTGCATGTCAACGATCCCGGCCGCACGGAGTGGGAGGGCTTCTGGACGGCGACACGCGCCGCCGCGGCGGGCGGCATCACCACGATCGTCGACATGCCGCTGAACTCCCTCCCGCCGACGACGACGGTCGACCACCTCCGTACCAAACGGGACGTCGCGCGCTCCAAGGCGCATGTCGACGTCGGGTTCTGGGGCGGCGCCCTGCCCGACAACGTCAAGGACCTGCGCCCCCTGCACGACGCCGGTGTGTTCGGCTTCAAGGCCTTCCTGTCGCCGTCCGGCGTGGAGGAGTTCCCGGAGCTCGACCAGGACCGGCTCGCCCGGTCCCTCGCCGAGATCTCCGGGTTCGGCGGCCTGCTGATCGTCCACGCCGAGGACCCGCACCATCTGGACGCCGCCCCCCACAAGGGCGGCCGACGGTACGCCGACTTCCTCGCCTCACGCCCGCGCGACGCCGAGAACACCGCCGTCGGGAACCTCGTCGCGCAGGCCCGGCGCCTCGACGCGCGCGTCCACGTACTGCATCTGTCGTCCTCCGGTGCGCTGCCCCTGATCGCCGCGGCGAAGGCCGAGGGCGTCCGGCTCACCGTGGAGACCTGCCCGCACTACCTCACGCTCACCGCCGAGGAAGTCCCGGACGGCGCCTCCGAGTTCAAGTGCTGCCCGCCCATCCGCGAGGCCGCGAACCAGGACCTCCTGTGGCAGGCGCTGGCCGACGGCACGATCGACTGTGTCGTCACCGACCACTCGCCGTCGACGGCCGACCTGAAGACGGACGACTTCGCCACCGCGTGGGGAGGGGTCTCAGGCCTGCAACTGAGCCTGCCGGCCGTCTGGACCGAGGCCCGCAGGCGCGGCCACGACCTGGAGGACGTCGTCCGCTGGATGTCCACCCGTACGGCGCGGCTGGTCGGCCTCGACCACCGCAAGGGAGCCGTCCTGGCGGGCCACGACGCCGACTTCGCCGTCCTCGCGCCCGACGAGACGTTCACCGTCGATCCCGCCGCGCTGGAACACCGCAACCCGGTCACGGCCTACGCGGGCAAGACCCTCAGCGGGGTCGTGAAGTCGACCTGGCTGCGCGGCCGACGCGTCATGTCCGAGGGCCGGTTCACCGACCCCGCCGGTGAACTCCTCTCCCGGCACCCGTAG
- a CDS encoding HipA family kinase, with amino-acid sequence MLTEVIANRYVAPLHEGGSLPGLVEADDLGTYVVKFTGSAQGRKALVAEVIVGELARALGLRFPELVLVHFDPAVAGDEPHQEVQDLLRASAGVNLGMDYLPGARDFTPEAARTFAVDPVEAGRVIWLDALTVNVDRTVHSSNLMIWPTFGIAPPRLWLIDHGAALVFHHRWDASAPEKAYDFRHHALGGFAPDTRAADAELAPKVTETLLREVTAQVPDAWLADEPGFATPDEARDAYVGYLLARVEASAAWLPTDFPSREQLAAEDADRAARTERGRPDWLKRVPDLHGKPAAEQDWSVHLE; translated from the coding sequence ATGCTCACAGAAGTGATCGCGAACCGCTACGTCGCGCCCTTGCACGAGGGCGGCTCGCTGCCGGGACTCGTCGAGGCCGACGACCTGGGCACGTACGTCGTGAAGTTCACCGGTTCCGCGCAGGGCCGCAAGGCGCTGGTCGCCGAGGTGATCGTCGGTGAGCTGGCGCGCGCACTCGGGCTCCGCTTCCCCGAGCTGGTCCTCGTGCACTTCGACCCCGCGGTCGCCGGGGACGAACCTCACCAGGAGGTCCAGGACCTGCTGCGGGCCAGCGCCGGCGTGAACCTCGGGATGGACTATCTGCCGGGCGCGCGGGACTTCACCCCGGAGGCCGCCAGGACCTTCGCGGTGGACCCGGTGGAGGCGGGCAGGGTGATCTGGCTGGACGCCCTGACGGTCAACGTCGACCGTACGGTGCACAGTTCGAACCTGATGATCTGGCCCACGTTCGGCATCGCACCGCCGCGCCTGTGGCTGATCGACCACGGCGCCGCCCTGGTCTTCCACCACCGCTGGGACGCCTCCGCGCCGGAGAAGGCCTACGACTTCCGGCACCACGCGCTCGGCGGCTTCGCCCCGGACACCCGGGCGGCGGACGCCGAACTCGCGCCCAAGGTGACGGAGACGCTGCTGCGGGAGGTCACGGCACAGGTGCCGGACGCCTGGCTCGCGGACGAGCCCGGTTTCGCGACCCCCGACGAGGCCCGGGACGCGTACGTGGGCTACCTCCTCGCCCGGGTGGAGGCGTCGGCGGCCTGGCTGCCCACGGACTTCCCGAGCCGCGAGCAGCTCGCCGCCGAGGACGCGGACCGGGCGGCGCGCACCGAACGCGGGCGGCCGGACTGGCTCAAGCGGGTGCCGGACCTGCACGGCAAACCGGCGGCGGAACAGGATTGGTCGGTGCACCTCGAATGA